One window of Salvelinus fontinalis isolate EN_2023a chromosome 19, ASM2944872v1, whole genome shotgun sequence genomic DNA carries:
- the LOC129816716 gene encoding homeobox protein Hox-D3a-like → MQKATFYDNSGVFGSYSYPKSESYSYGPSHQPYSTSNLESDYQGPVCPIQTPTVRPPTHKDNTMNGNNTRSSSSQGNSQQPSIGEQPHAPPLSASSPNSSNTSSQKKKSPSNNDSNTATPVTNKQIFPWMKETRSNAKPKSNSSNNNNCATAEGESCDEKSPPGPASKRVRTAYTSAQLVELEKEFHFNRYLCRPRRVEMANLLNLTERQIKIWFQNRRMKYKKDQKAKGIMHSPIGHSPDRSPPLSGPNHIGYSVNINCISYDAPSPPSFSKPQQNMYGLAAYTAPLGGCIPQQKRYPGSEYEHHSMQGNGGFANANLQGSPVYVGGNFVDSMPASGPMFNLGHLPHPSSASVDYSCAAQIPGNHHHGPCDPHPTYTDLSSHHASQGRIQEAPKLTHL, encoded by the exons ATGCAGAAAGCTACTTTCTACGATAATTCTGGAGTCTTTGGAAGCTACTCTTACCCCAAATCCGAGTCGTATAGTTATGGCCCCAGTCACCAGCCCTACTCCACTTCTAACCTTGAGAGTGATTATCAGGGTCCAGTTTGTCCAATACAAACCCCAACTGTACGGCCACCAACTCATAAAGACAATACCATGAATGGCAACAACACGAGATCCAGTAGCAGCCAAGGAAACAGCCAACAGCCGAGTATTGGTGAACAGCCGCATGCACCTCCACTGTCGGCCTCTTCGCCTAACTCCAGCAACACTTCATCTCAGAAGAAGAAATCTCCTTCAAACAATGATTCTAATACTGCCACCCCAGTCACTAACAAACAAATATTCCCATGGATGAAGGAGACGCGATCGAACGCCAAACCGAaaagcaacagcagcaacaacaacaattgCGCAACCGCAgaag GTGAGTCCTGCGATGAAAAAAGCCCACCTGGTCCAGCCTCCAAACGGGTCCGAACTGCTTACACCAGTGCACAACTTGTAGAACTTGAGAAGGAGTTCCATTTCAACCGGTACCTGTGTCGTCCCCGAAGAGTGGAGATGGCTAATTTATTGAATCTCACTGAGCGCCAAATAAAGATCTGGTTTCAAAACAGAAGGATGAAGTACAAAAAGGATCAGAAGGCTAAGGGGATAATGCACTCTCCCATCGGACACTCCCCGGACAGAAGCCCACCATTAAGTGGCCCAAATCACATCGGATATTCTGTCAATATAAACTGTATCAGCTATGACGCGCCGTCGCCCCCTTCATTCTCCAAACCCCAGCAAAACATGTACGGCTTGGCAGCTTACACGGCACCATTAGGTGGCTGTATACCGCAACAGAAAAGGTATCCGGGCTCTGAATACGAGCACCACAGCATGCAAGGCAATGGTGGCTTTGCCAACGCTAATTTGCAAGGCAGTCCGGTGTACGTTGGGGGGAATTTCGTTGATTCCATGCCAGCCTCGGGTCCCATGTTCAACCTCGGCCATCTCCCCCATCCCTCATCCGCCAGCGTGGACTACAGCTGTGCCGCTCAGATTCCAGGCAACCACCACCATGGACCCTGTGACCCCCATCCCACATATACAGACCTCAGCTCTCACCACGCGTCTCAGGGAAGGATTCAGGAAGCGCCTAAACTAACGCATTTGTAA